ATCATTCACCCGGTCGATGATATATCTTAATTGCCAGAATTCACTTCCTAAATTACTGCCTTGCCCCGCAGTATTTTCAATAACGGCCGTTACTCCTTTAGTCTTCTCCAAAGTCAGGTTGATACTTTCTGCAATGAGTGCGAGACAATCCTCTATGGAGATTTTATTCAGATGGCTGCCGGGATGGAAATTGAGAAGTTTCAGTCCTAATTGTTCACAGCGTTGCATCTCATCTAAAAAGGCAGCTCGACTTTTCTCCAATCCTTCTTCTTCGGGGTGTCCCAAATTAATAAGGTAACTGTCATGCGGTAAAATATAGTCTGTTTGGAAATTGTACTTAGTGCAATTTTCTTTGAAAAGACGGATGTTTTCTTCTTTCAATGGTTTACTCACCCATTGACGTTGATTTTTAGTAAACAGGGCAAAGGCATTTGCTCCAATCTCATGCGCATTGACAGGGGCGAATTCTACGCCGCCGGATGCGCTTACATGTGCTCCAATGTATTTCATCTTTTATTCTATTTAAATTTTATCTGTTGATATAACATTTATGCAGGTTTCAATGTTTGCGTAGAGTACCAACATAGGCAAAGATACAATTTTTTAGTAGTAAACTCAATGCTCATTATGATAAAGGTACAGTGATCTACTGTCTTTTTATATCCCACATCTCAGGTATTAATGGTTGAGTTGTCAGATGTTAATACCTGAAAAGTCAGATATTAATACCTGTCATGGACATTATTAATGCTTGAAATGTGGCATAATAAGCATTGTCACCTTCAATAAAAGACAATAAAAGAAAGGAGCTATTCGTAAGTTTATAATAACCATTGAATAGCTCCATATTGTGTGCCAGAATTGAGAAATTATATCTCAAAATCCGGTAAATAGTCAGTCAGAACCTTATTGACCTGTTTCCCTTGTACTTGATCTGTGATGATAGTCGCACCTTCCTTCTTGCCGGCATCGTATTTCAAAGAAACCTTTTCCGCTTGATGGGTGACGCTGATTGCCGCTTTCCCTTTCTCCGTCAGATTGCAGGTAATAATCCAGTCGCCTACTTGTACGGTATTGCCTTGGCGAACCACTTTCATATCCGCACGGTTATTTCCATGTGTATCCATAACGGTGAGGAAACGGGCAGTTTTACATGGAATGGTAGTAGACGAAAAATGCCAGTGATTGGGATACTTCACAGCTTTTCCTTGGGCATTGGTTACATTCTTCCAGTTGGTTGGAGCGCAGAAGAAGGTATCTACGATGGCCTGTTCCGTCTTTGCCGAACTGAAAAGATGAGCAACAGAGATGCCTCCATCCTTATTCTTTCCCGTAACTTTCACTTCATCAGGAAGTTCCTGCATTTCCATCGGAAGTTCTACCGTATGCAGCAGATAGCTCCATGTGACCGCTTCTTTTCCTTCCAGTTCATCATAAATCACATACACTCCCGTATTGCCTAATTGAATGATGTGCCGACGGAACATCTTCAGTTTGTTCTCATCCCATCCCTTTTCGGGAGTGTACTGCGTGCCGGAAAGTTCACCACGTTTCAACCAGATAGGAGCTGTGATCTTTCCGTAAGCATTGGAAGCGTCTCCCACCATATACGAAATCTTTTCTCCTTCATACCAACGGGGAATCCATCCGTAACCTTCCGTTCCTATAGTCTGAGTCATTCCGTTGACCAGAATACTATTGTGCGCACGGGTGTTTCGATAGGAATACATACAATGGTCATCGGTAAAACCGGTACGATGTCCGCTGCTATAGAAGATCGCCTTGCCTCCATAGAAGGTATTAAATGCATTCTGATTGGCCAATGCGTGCGAAGTTGAACCGTATGGACTGGAACGGAATGACAACATTGTGTTCTTTTCTATATCCCCCAACGAAGTATGCATCGTAGCAATTCCCGTTTCATTAAATACTTTCGTCATCGGCAACTCTGCCAATGAGTGTTCTTCTTTCGGGAGTGCCTTGTCAGTAATGCAGCGATACCAGGTCAGATCACCTGCTTTTCCAAGAAAAGACTTTTTCATGATATCCGGTTCTTTCTCCAGAATGGTACGTGCGTAGGCGGCTGCCCACGGATTATTGCATTCACGTGCTAAAGCATCCGCATAGCCGACCCGTGTCCCGTTCGGTTTCATTTTCGTTTCATGGGAGTTGCCGTGTCCCGCAGATTTGGAGAACGGAGGCTGATGATAGATTACATAGAGCGCATTGTTGTTATACCAGGGATCGGCAAAGAAATCGAAACCGCTGATACGTGAATAGAAAGCGGGAACTTCGATCAATGTACGAAGGTTGACATGGAAATAAGAGTCACCGTTGTGCCATCCTCCGTCGGTGTTGAGTCCCGGCAGACGGGATACCCATTCGTTATAGCAATAATCTACCCAAGTGGAAGCCATCGGCAATTCACCGTATGTAGCAAAAGCTGCCATATTCAGAATACGGAAAGTCATCTGCCATACATGATTGTCGGCAATACGGTTTTCCAGATGATTCACATATTCATGATAAAACTTATGGGCGTTTTCGCTGATCGTTTCGAGAAGCAACTGTTTCTCGGCAGGCGTTAACAGATTGTACCATGCATCATAAGCGGAAGTACTCATGGACAGAATCGTGGAGCGGTTGAAATCTCCTGCGAAGTACTTACTGTCTTTCCACGAAAGAATTTCGGAAAGACGTTTGATACCTTCTTTGTAGTACACTTCGTCTTTCGTCAGCAGATAAGCGCGTACCATAGCTTCTATGTTCGCTTCTTCGCGGTCTACTATCTTGCGGCTTTCCCGAATCAATGCCGAGCGATATTGTACGATGTTCGTCAATTTGACTACTTGGGTGGTATCGATTTCCTCCTCCAGATGTTTCAATGGATGATTGAGGCATTTCCTTGCTTTCTGAATATAGAGCTGCGCTTCCGGATTATTCTTGTTCCGCTCGATGATCTGATCCCAGTCTTTGGCATCGAGCAGGATACGGGGATGGCTTTGAGAGAACTTCGCCAGCACTTCTTGCAAGGAGGGAGGATTGAACGTACGTGTCTGCTCGTCCACATAGAAATGATAGACGGGCGACCATTCTTCTTTGCCGTCCTTATCAAGGTAGGCGTGCTGCCAATACCATTTCCCTTTTTCAAAGAGTTTGAAAGGATTGAAGAAAGCCCAGTTTCTTTCGGCGGTCATTACTTCCGATTTAAACTCAGGATCACGTGCGATACGGATGCGGTATGTCACTTCCGGTTTGTGATCTTCTTCTTCCACTCCGTCAAGCACAGGTCCGAGGTGGGGGAACTTATCCGGCCACATGAAACGCGGCGGATTGACTGCTATGTGCTGACCGCCCAGTGGAGAAGGTGTTTCGCGGACTTCATGCATCAGCGTCTGCTGACTCAGACGCAGGATGCTTTTCTGCGCATATCCACTATAGGAAAGCATAGCTACAAATAACAGGAAAATATAATATCGTTGTTTCATCATCTTATTTTTTTAAGAGTTCTTTCAGACTGATTGTCTTGTTGTTGATCAGCGGATGTGCCCAGAAACCGATGAAGGTGATATATCCCACAAAGAGCAGGATAGACAGCATACCTGTACGCAGGGACGTAGCATCTGCCAATGTACTCACAATCATCGGCCCGCCTGCTCCACCCACGATAGCCGAACATAAAATTCCGGCAAATGAGCCGTGATGCTGTGAAGCCGAGTTCAGCGCCAATGAGAAGACGATAGAGTACATCATGGAAATACTGAATCCGATAGCAGGAAAGGCGATTAGCGAAACATCCTTGCTTCCGAATAAAGCGGCTAGTAACAGCACTATCGTCAATACCCCCGAAACCTGTAGCAGGCGTTTGCTGTCAATCAGTTTCAGAAGAATCATTCCGACCAGACAGCCTGCCGTCATCAGTCCCCAGAAGTAGCTGACTGCCTGCGCACCTTCCGTCTGCGGGTTTACACCGTGATATTGTTCGAGGAAGGTACTCATGAAGATAGAGGTTCCTTGTTCCGTACTGACATAGCAGAAGATTCCCAGAAAGAACAACCATACATATTTCTGCTTGAACAGGGCGAGGTAGGAATCTTTCGATCCGCTTTTCTCATCTTCTTTCAGTTCAATCTTCGGGAAATGCGAAACGCCGACGGCAATCAGCATCACCAGCAACAATAAGGTAAATACCCAGTAGAGAGATACCCAAGGCATATCTTGTGGCGTCATATCCGCCAGCAAGTCAAGGATAAGGCTTTTTCCTGCTGTATAAGTGGCAGGATCAAGTTCCCGAATCAGATAAGTATATGCCAACGGGCTTAGGAAGGAGGCGATACCGAACATAAATTGTGCCAGTTCAGCGATGAAAGCATAGTTTTCTTCTCCTCCTACAGTACGTTGGAGCGGATTCAGCACGGTTTGCAGCATTGCCATTCCCAGACCGATGATGAAAGATGAAGCTAGCAACATCGGATAAGTATGCATACAGGCGAACAGGATGGTTCCGATAAACGGCATCAGGAATCCACAGAACAAGACAGGCTTTTCACCGAAACGGTCGATCAGTAGTCCGGCAGGGATGGACATAATGGCGTAAGCCAGAAAGAAGGAAGTCGGGATAAACCCCGCCATCGCAAGATCGCTCAGATTGAAATTGTGGATAATGTCCGGAATAAGCGGTCCCAGAATATTGGTAATAAACGAGATAGTGAACCAGAACGCCATAATCAGCGCCAGCATTCCTAGATTTTTCTTCATAATCTTAAATAAGTTGAGAAGGTTTTCTGCTCTTCATTTAATTCGGTTTTCTATTTAAAAAGAGGGAGGCGGCACCGATACTTCCGGCTTTGTTGCCTAAAGAGGCTGCCATGATTTCCGTGTTCACGGCACAGTCGGGGATGGCATAGCGAAGGGCTTTCTCACTTACTTTCTGAATATAAAAGTCTCCGGCTTCGGACAGTCCTCCGCCGATAACGACTCTTTGAGGGCTGAAGATATTAATAAATCCGGCAATGCCGTGACCGAGGAAATCACAATGTTCGTTCAGCGACTCAGCCGCAATCTTATCTCCTTGTTTATAGAGACGGACGATCAATTCTCCGTTTATTTCTTCATTCGGATAAGAGATGCCGGCTTCGGCTATCCGTTTGCTGAAACGACGGACCAGTGCGGCAGTGGAAGCATAATGTTCAAGGCATCCTATTGA
This sequence is a window from Bacteroides thetaiotaomicron VPI-5482. Protein-coding genes within it:
- the nfo gene encoding deoxyribonuclease IV — translated: MKYIGAHVSASGGVEFAPVNAHEIGANAFALFTKNQRQWVSKPLKEENIRLFKENCTKYNFQTDYILPHDSYLINLGHPEEEGLEKSRAAFLDEMQRCEQLGLKLLNFHPGSHLNKISIEDCLALIAESINLTLEKTKGVTAVIENTAGQGSNLGSEFWQLRYIIDRVNDKSRVGICLDTCHTYTAGYDIVNDYDKVFDEFEKEVGFEYLRGMHLNDSKKELGSHVDRHDNIGQGLIGSAFFERLMKDSRFDNMPLILETPDESKWAEEIAWLRSVE
- a CDS encoding DUF4962 domain-containing protein, with the translated sequence MMKQRYYIFLLFVAMLSYSGYAQKSILRLSQQTLMHEVRETPSPLGGQHIAVNPPRFMWPDKFPHLGPVLDGVEEEDHKPEVTYRIRIARDPEFKSEVMTAERNWAFFNPFKLFEKGKWYWQHAYLDKDGKEEWSPVYHFYVDEQTRTFNPPSLQEVLAKFSQSHPRILLDAKDWDQIIERNKNNPEAQLYIQKARKCLNHPLKHLEEEIDTTQVVKLTNIVQYRSALIRESRKIVDREEANIEAMVRAYLLTKDEVYYKEGIKRLSEILSWKDSKYFAGDFNRSTILSMSTSAYDAWYNLLTPAEKQLLLETISENAHKFYHEYVNHLENRIADNHVWQMTFRILNMAAFATYGELPMASTWVDYCYNEWVSRLPGLNTDGGWHNGDSYFHVNLRTLIEVPAFYSRISGFDFFADPWYNNNALYVIYHQPPFSKSAGHGNSHETKMKPNGTRVGYADALARECNNPWAAAYARTILEKEPDIMKKSFLGKAGDLTWYRCITDKALPKEEHSLAELPMTKVFNETGIATMHTSLGDIEKNTMLSFRSSPYGSTSHALANQNAFNTFYGGKAIFYSSGHRTGFTDDHCMYSYRNTRAHNSILVNGMTQTIGTEGYGWIPRWYEGEKISYMVGDASNAYGKITAPIWLKRGELSGTQYTPEKGWDENKLKMFRRHIIQLGNTGVYVIYDELEGKEAVTWSYLLHTVELPMEMQELPDEVKVTGKNKDGGISVAHLFSSAKTEQAIVDTFFCAPTNWKNVTNAQGKAVKYPNHWHFSSTTIPCKTARFLTVMDTHGNNRADMKVVRQGNTVQVGDWIITCNLTEKGKAAISVTHQAEKVSLKYDAGKKEGATIITDQVQGKQVNKVLTDYLPDFEI
- a CDS encoding sugar MFS transporter, with product MKKNLGMLALIMAFWFTISFITNILGPLIPDIIHNFNLSDLAMAGFIPTSFFLAYAIMSIPAGLLIDRFGEKPVLFCGFLMPFIGTILFACMHTYPMLLASSFIIGLGMAMLQTVLNPLQRTVGGEENYAFIAELAQFMFGIASFLSPLAYTYLIRELDPATYTAGKSLILDLLADMTPQDMPWVSLYWVFTLLLLVMLIAVGVSHFPKIELKEDEKSGSKDSYLALFKQKYVWLFFLGIFCYVSTEQGTSIFMSTFLEQYHGVNPQTEGAQAVSYFWGLMTAGCLVGMILLKLIDSKRLLQVSGVLTIVLLLAALFGSKDVSLIAFPAIGFSISMMYSIVFSLALNSASQHHGSFAGILCSAIVGGAGGPMIVSTLADATSLRTGMLSILLFVGYITFIGFWAHPLINNKTISLKELLKK